One Candidatus Poribacteria bacterium DNA segment encodes these proteins:
- a CDS encoding tetratricopeptide repeat protein, whose translation MQRLLSFLFLLTLSLSIISPNAFAQIEFTPNNPTVIPMLDPVEAAHDHFHERRYAEAIKAYEELLEKGIPKGGDTYTPLRQSQKDSIRLMLGQSYSKVGEDPAAQRIFREIVDENPDGSYATQAVHRLGNLFWQRYQFRQAILQCKQILDQHPNTAAAATAAYLVGQYQQTEGKTEEAMESYKYFLDNFPGSPYRTSAVNSLIRLYIANARYTEAEELIQKRLQSYPGDLMLLEQLAELYQQQGEHPRAIELYRQAIERDPSNTNLRRKLGDLYAKIGETTQAVNEWKKIVANETNQTDQHQRLGAIYLSHKMYGEAIAAYRQAIRLNPQNSYLYTQLAAAYKIQGQNEDAAKVYIDGLQHVGLAESQREPIWEAMFEIYEGAHHKALQDKLIAQLQKQHLRESENPNVTMTLGELFFHAGRTTQALETFRQLHQNHPTHIDMTLERYAEVLARNASPRAADFYKAVIDGSRNRTRIRNAYSKLALLYQKMEKWGEAIALLKELVENRQASIQNRLLLGQLQLHGTREPKAAQITFQPLITQRLVTRQLTEAQLGLGECHILLKRYTLAREVLEPIANRINRYQATARKLMGDSYFFAVDFDQALKEYNQVIQISKSDRLTNDALEKIVLIQNHQDYLKIPLTDYATALQLHLSGKTEASLQQCEGILELYPQSNIIDDIWFLMGNIYRESGKNTEAINAYQQVIARESPIAAKTLINIAEIYRQQDDLANATAIYTKLITDYPESVIIVQARQQLDKINKMQQKR comes from the coding sequence ATGCAACGATTACTCAGTTTCCTTTTTCTTCTAACACTATCGCTTTCAATTATATCCCCCAACGCTTTCGCACAGATCGAGTTCACACCAAACAACCCGACAGTAATTCCTATGTTGGATCCCGTTGAAGCCGCGCATGACCATTTCCACGAAAGACGGTACGCCGAAGCAATCAAGGCGTATGAAGAACTCCTTGAAAAGGGGATTCCAAAGGGTGGTGATACCTATACACCGCTTCGGCAGAGCCAGAAGGATTCTATCCGATTAATGCTCGGACAAAGCTACAGTAAAGTCGGAGAGGATCCGGCTGCACAACGAATCTTCAGAGAGATCGTTGATGAAAACCCCGATGGATCTTATGCTACTCAAGCCGTCCATCGTTTAGGAAACCTCTTTTGGCAACGTTATCAGTTTCGACAGGCGATTTTACAATGCAAGCAGATTTTGGATCAGCATCCTAATACGGCTGCCGCTGCGACAGCCGCCTATCTCGTTGGGCAATACCAACAGACAGAGGGTAAAACCGAGGAAGCGATGGAGAGTTACAAGTACTTCCTCGACAATTTTCCCGGTTCTCCGTATCGCACAAGCGCAGTAAATAGTCTTATTCGGTTGTATATCGCCAATGCCCGTTACACAGAAGCCGAAGAGCTTATTCAAAAGCGGTTGCAAAGCTACCCAGGCGATCTTATGTTGTTAGAACAGTTAGCGGAACTATACCAGCAGCAAGGGGAACATCCGAGGGCAATCGAGCTCTATCGTCAGGCGATTGAAAGGGATCCGAGCAATACCAACCTTCGCAGAAAATTAGGTGATCTTTACGCTAAGATCGGTGAGACCACGCAAGCTGTAAATGAATGGAAGAAAATAGTAGCAAATGAGACGAACCAAACAGATCAGCATCAACGACTTGGGGCAATCTATCTTTCTCATAAAATGTATGGAGAGGCAATTGCAGCGTATCGTCAAGCTATCCGATTGAATCCTCAAAATAGTTACCTCTATACACAGTTGGCAGCCGCATACAAAATTCAGGGGCAAAATGAAGATGCCGCCAAGGTTTATATTGACGGTTTGCAACACGTTGGACTCGCGGAGAGTCAGCGTGAACCGATTTGGGAGGCAATGTTTGAGATTTATGAAGGCGCACATCATAAAGCATTGCAAGACAAACTTATCGCGCAACTTCAGAAACAGCATCTACGCGAATCAGAGAACCCGAACGTCACTATGACGCTCGGAGAACTCTTTTTCCACGCTGGTAGAACAACGCAGGCACTCGAAACGTTTAGGCAACTCCACCAAAATCATCCGACTCACATTGACATGACCTTGGAGAGATATGCCGAGGTGTTAGCACGCAACGCCAGCCCACGAGCTGCGGATTTCTACAAAGCAGTCATAGATGGCTCCCGCAATAGGACACGCATCAGAAATGCCTATTCCAAACTCGCGCTGCTCTACCAAAAGATGGAAAAATGGGGAGAGGCTATCGCGCTCCTGAAGGAACTCGTCGAAAATCGCCAAGCCTCTATCCAGAACAGGCTGCTACTCGGTCAGTTGCAATTGCACGGCACCCGAGAACCCAAAGCCGCTCAGATAACCTTTCAACCCTTAATTACGCAACGTTTAGTGACTCGCCAATTGACGGAAGCGCAGTTAGGCTTAGGAGAATGCCATATTTTACTTAAACGCTACACACTCGCCAGAGAAGTGCTTGAACCCATCGCCAATAGGATTAACCGCTACCAAGCGACGGCTCGAAAACTGATGGGTGATTCCTATTTCTTTGCTGTAGACTTTGATCAAGCCCTCAAGGAGTACAATCAGGTCATCCAGATATCAAAATCCGACCGACTCACGAATGATGCGCTTGAGAAGATCGTCCTTATTCAAAATCATCAGGACTATCTCAAAATCCCGCTTACAGATTACGCAACGGCTCTGCAGCTTCACCTGAGTGGTAAAACAGAAGCCTCGCTACAGCAGTGTGAAGGAATACTCGAACTCTATCCCCAATCCAATATCATTGATGATATTTGGTTTCTTATGGGCAATATCTACCGTGAATCGGGAAAAAATACCGAAGCAATCAATGCCTATCAGCAGGTCATTGCACGCGAAAGCCCCATCGCCGCGAAAACACTCATAAATATCGCCGAAATTTATCGACAGCAGGATGATTTGGCTAACGCCACTGCTATCTACACAAAGCTTATTACGGACTATCCTGAGAGTGTCATTATTGTTCAAGCACGCCAACAACTTGATAAGATTAACAAGATGCAGCAGAAAAGGTAA
- a CDS encoding anaerobic sulfatase maturase, whose amino-acid sequence MVQPNTPRVFHVMTKPIGPICNLDCEYCFYLDKEKLYPETRSFRMTDAILEDYVKQYIEAQQVNEVTFAWQGGEPTLMGVDFFRKAVRYQQKYRRPGMQIQNSFQTNATLLDDEWGEFFKRNKFLIGVSIDGPPEIHDKYRYDKRGRSSSEQVIRGLRILQKHKVDYNVLCVVNKHNAEYPKEVYNYFKELGAEFMQFIPAVEHFGGKNVSPRSVTARQYGKFLCAIFDEWVVNDIGKIFVQIFDVALEAWLGYNPSLCVFNETCGDALAIEHNGDLYSCDHFVTPDYHIGNIADSTIAEMVDSPFQRKFGTDKRDTLPEYCRSCEVKFVCNGGCPKNRFIKTPTGEDGLNYLCAGYKQFFNHIDEPMKMMASALQMGRPANSIMPLIRQRQQEKTRAIPVATSQKVGRNSPCPCGSGRKYKQCCLNKK is encoded by the coding sequence ATGGTTCAACCCAATACACCGCGCGTATTTCATGTGATGACAAAGCCGATCGGGCCGATATGCAACCTTGATTGCGAGTACTGCTTCTATCTTGACAAAGAAAAGCTCTACCCTGAAACACGCTCTTTCCGCATGACGGACGCAATTTTGGAGGACTACGTTAAGCAATACATCGAAGCACAACAGGTCAACGAAGTCACGTTCGCATGGCAGGGCGGTGAACCCACACTCATGGGGGTGGATTTTTTCCGAAAAGCCGTTAGGTATCAGCAGAAATACAGACGACCCGGCATGCAGATTCAGAACTCCTTCCAGACAAACGCGACGCTCCTTGACGACGAATGGGGAGAGTTTTTCAAGCGAAACAAATTCTTGATTGGCGTAAGCATCGACGGACCACCGGAAATTCACGATAAATATCGCTATGATAAACGTGGGCGGTCCTCCTCTGAACAGGTCATCCGAGGATTGCGTATCTTACAGAAGCACAAGGTTGATTACAATGTGCTGTGTGTTGTTAACAAACATAATGCTGAATACCCCAAAGAGGTCTACAACTATTTCAAAGAGCTCGGGGCAGAGTTCATGCAGTTTATTCCTGCCGTCGAGCATTTCGGCGGGAAAAATGTATCCCCGCGCTCCGTCACAGCGCGGCAGTACGGCAAATTCCTGTGTGCAATCTTCGATGAGTGGGTCGTAAACGACATCGGAAAAATTTTCGTCCAGATTTTCGATGTTGCATTGGAAGCGTGGTTAGGCTATAACCCCAGCCTCTGCGTGTTCAATGAAACTTGCGGCGATGCACTCGCAATTGAGCATAACGGCGACCTCTACTCCTGTGACCATTTCGTTACGCCTGACTATCATATCGGGAATATCGCAGATAGCACCATCGCCGAGATGGTGGACTCACCTTTCCAACGCAAATTCGGCACGGATAAACGAGACACCCTCCCAGAATACTGTCGCAGCTGCGAAGTGAAGTTCGTCTGCAATGGCGGCTGCCCAAAGAACCGTTTTATCAAAACGCCTACAGGTGAGGACGGCTTAAACTATCTATGTGCCGGTTATAAACAATTTTTCAATCACATTGACGAACCGATGAAGATGATGGCTTCTGCCCTTCAGATGGGACGACCGGCGAATAGTATTATGCCTCTCATTCGCCAGCGTCAGCAGGAAAAGACGCGCGCGATTCCCGTCGCAACTTCACAGAAAGTCGGGCGCAACTCACCGTGTCCCTGCGGAAGTGGACGAAAATATAAGCAGTGCTGCCTAAACAAGAAGTAA
- a CDS encoding sugar phosphate isomerase/epimerase — protein sequence MLTICYDPYSGTLGRFTRAEIFNLVAEAGYEGINIPVNAAFLGELSIAEIDDAIRLAEKHNLVAPTIGFGNHILTTPARKDEALQHFEIVLEVARRFNAEIIGVWVNPSEGVSRQESLDALADNLSQMIPPCNENGMKIALEFEKGCPLDNYREGVAFIEDTGLSVYLTADTYHLFNDSAEPKTAAHAMKACLGDVHVSGSNRGEPGGGVFDFETFAQGLKEVGFSGPLVVQYKMEDVASITRSCEFTKKFRTMIQS from the coding sequence ATGTTAACTATCTGTTACGACCCTTACTCCGGCACATTAGGCAGATTTACACGCGCAGAGATTTTTAATCTCGTTGCCGAAGCAGGCTATGAAGGCATCAACATCCCCGTAAATGCTGCGTTTCTCGGTGAACTCTCAATCGCCGAGATAGACGATGCCATCCGTCTTGCAGAGAAGCATAATCTTGTTGCCCCAACAATCGGCTTTGGCAACCATATTTTGACAACCCCTGCCAGAAAAGACGAGGCATTACAGCACTTTGAGATTGTCCTTGAAGTGGCACGCAGATTCAACGCTGAGATTATCGGCGTATGGGTGAATCCGTCAGAGGGTGTATCCCGACAGGAATCTCTGGACGCACTCGCCGACAACCTCTCGCAGATGATACCCCCTTGCAATGAGAACGGAATGAAAATCGCCCTTGAGTTTGAGAAAGGCTGCCCATTGGATAACTATCGCGAAGGCGTTGCGTTTATTGAAGACACGGGATTGTCAGTCTATCTAACAGCCGACACATATCACCTTTTCAACGACAGCGCAGAACCGAAGACAGCAGCACACGCTATGAAAGCCTGTTTGGGTGATGTACATGTATCGGGAAGCAATCGCGGTGAACCCGGTGGCGGCGTTTTCGATTTTGAGACGTTTGCACAAGGTTTGAAAGAGGTCGGCTTTTCCGGTCCGTTGGTCGTCCAGTACAAGATGGAGGATGTCGCGAGCATCACCCGCAGCTGCGAATTTACCAAGAAGTTTCGGACAATGATACAGTCATAA
- a CDS encoding Uma2 family endonuclease: protein MRERIQGVPTVVYPESDGKPMAETDLHRDLMMDMILTLKHHFRDSPEVYVSGNLLVYYEEGNIQKSVAPDVFVVRGISKKLRRTYLLWEEAPIDFVLEIASSSTYKHDLTHKKTLYASTLGVQEYYIYVPYGAVVPRLQGYRLVNGVYDHLAFVENRLRSSVLGLDIGDHDGGLRLYDASTGVWLQPPLEGLATAEARAETAETELVKALAELERLRGR, encoded by the coding sequence ATGCGGGAAAGAATACAAGGAGTGCCGACAGTCGTTTATCCCGAATCGGACGGTAAACCTATGGCTGAAACGGATCTCCATCGCGATTTGATGATGGATATGATTCTGACACTTAAACATCATTTTCGGGATTCCCCGGAGGTCTATGTATCCGGTAATCTCTTAGTATACTATGAAGAGGGCAATATTCAGAAGTCTGTTGCTCCGGATGTGTTTGTGGTTCGCGGGATTTCTAAGAAACTGAGGCGGACGTATCTTCTTTGGGAAGAAGCCCCGATTGATTTTGTCTTGGAAATCGCCAGTTCCAGTACCTACAAACACGATCTGACCCATAAGAAAACATTGTACGCTTCGACGCTTGGTGTACAGGAATACTATATCTATGTGCCGTATGGAGCGGTTGTACCCCGTTTGCAAGGGTATCGTCTCGTAAATGGCGTATATGATCACCTGGCGTTTGTGGAAAATAGGTTGCGTTCGTCCGTGTTAGGGTTGGACATAGGTGATCATGATGGAGGATTACGTCTTTATGATGCCAGTACTGGCGTATGGCTGCAACCGCCACTGGAGGGGTTAGCAACAGCAGAAGCACGCGCAGAAACCGCAGAAACCGAGCTTGTCAAAGCACTGGCGGAATTGGAACGCTTACGCGGACGATGA
- a CDS encoding dockerin type I domain-containing protein: protein MKKFFGKILFFFLTLMICQEFSKMSYSESLVHVEFTKTDPIAVGERMNVNIQISNAQDVAGYELTIGFDPTALRYIEGANADYLPAGAFTLSPIVSNNTVYIAATSLFGTVSSSEGTLATLTFEVIETKDSTIKLMGVILSNSVGVPLAVAIRDGHITTIQLPSIGDVNEDGKVNILDLTLVAGNFTGASPTPPRVDVNKDGSVNILDLVMVAQHLDIVRVDKGETEVRVIPVNPEENPIASTAARPPIDFAAEKAAIQKVYSDFYKAFNDNDMGAIGETFRTSDNKVAFGTIFAGNEPVPIAFGWRNVEIAIEGLWIGIGTKGSKWGPNDQLKDFWIRYKGSKIEASAIGYNCYKGAFPGETHLYLMKEAKDGWKIHEMDSSTENNLGIFGFHKGKPRLKEAGRFFSTDADKAP from the coding sequence ATGAAGAAGTTTTTTGGAAAGATTCTGTTTTTCTTTTTAACTCTTATGATATGCCAAGAATTTAGCAAGATGAGTTACAGTGAGTCTCTTGTCCATGTAGAATTCACAAAAACTGATCCTATTGCAGTTGGCGAACGGATGAATGTAAACATTCAAATATCGAATGCTCAAGATGTTGCCGGATATGAATTGACTATTGGTTTTGATCCAACAGCACTCCGCTATATTGAAGGAGCAAATGCGGATTACCTTCCAGCAGGTGCTTTCACTTTATCTCCGATAGTCTCTAACAATACTGTTTATATTGCAGCAACATCCTTATTTGGGACAGTTTCCTCTAGCGAAGGGACGCTCGCCACATTAACATTTGAAGTGATTGAGACCAAAGATTCAACCATTAAACTAATGGGCGTGATACTCTCCAATAGTGTAGGAGTACCATTAGCAGTTGCAATTAGGGATGGACATATTACGACAATCCAATTACCATCAATCGGAGATGTTAATGAAGACGGAAAGGTAAACATTCTGGATTTAACGCTGGTAGCCGGTAATTTTACAGGAGCTTCTCCAACCCCTCCGCGCGTGGATGTGAATAAAGATGGATCTGTCAATATTTTAGATTTGGTCATGGTTGCTCAACACCTTGACATTGTCAGAGTTGATAAGGGAGAAACTGAAGTCAGAGTTATCCCTGTCAATCCTGAAGAAAATCCCATCGCCTCAACCGCTGCGAGACCTCCTATTGACTTCGCAGCAGAAAAAGCAGCGATTCAAAAGGTGTATAGTGACTTCTACAAAGCCTTTAACGACAACGATATGGGAGCCATTGGGGAGACCTTTCGGACGAGTGACAACAAAGTTGCCTTCGGCACAATCTTTGCTGGAAATGAACCGGTGCCAATCGCCTTCGGTTGGCGGAATGTTGAAATCGCTATCGAAGGATTATGGATCGGTATCGGCACGAAAGGTTCCAAATGGGGACCAAACGATCAGTTGAAGGATTTTTGGATTCGCTATAAAGGGAGCAAAATTGAAGCCAGTGCTATAGGCTACAATTGCTACAAAGGCGCGTTCCCCGGCGAAACCCACCTCTATTTAATGAAAGAAGCGAAGGATGGGTGGAAGATTCACGAGATGGATAGCAGCACGGAAAATAACCTCGGAATCTTTGGTTTCCATAAAGGCAAACCGCGGCTTAAGGAGGCAGGACGCTTCTTTAGCACAGATGCCGACAAAGCCCCATAA
- a CDS encoding ATP phosphoribosyltransferase regulatory subunit yields the protein MEKFDKPAGTSDFLPEQMAQRNFVEKIVRETFENYGYAQVQTPLFESFALLSAQSGEEIRHKMFTFVGSDRIDYALRPEMTAPVCRLIANGQLGHLPYPYKLYYIGQCVRQEPTTDDTEVKREFRQAGVELIGPASADADAEIIAIPMRILEKLNISHTKLKIGNTGIFREIFKQVALDTKDHGEIIWDLDYLARLRAEARFWDIETLRDALNMLRRSQGTDYEGAYKIEAAMIQELTNSNIATVAEKLPVIAEETYKARWQRYFNISEAAAEVCISVSKISGDKDTVMTAWEACFSGKLKAARQELLVLCECLENYDITDFEINLGITRGFDFYTGTVFQIELPDTHRPLCGGGRYDKLIASFGGTPTPGAGFAFQFDALVEAFTDTGKTTVNGRKDYFIAAETPEQAAEAQRLAETLRKNGKNVEVDLMQRNLQAQQDYANQANYDYLIRLTADESIRRIQIKTGDTQVVTIPDLL from the coding sequence ATGGAAAAATTTGATAAACCTGCTGGAACAAGTGATTTTTTACCTGAACAGATGGCTCAGCGAAATTTCGTTGAAAAAATTGTTCGTGAGACCTTTGAAAATTACGGATACGCACAGGTTCAAACACCCCTGTTTGAATCTTTTGCCCTTTTATCTGCCCAATCCGGTGAAGAGATTCGACACAAGATGTTCACCTTCGTCGGCTCAGATCGAATAGATTACGCCTTGAGACCTGAGATGACCGCACCCGTATGTCGCCTCATCGCGAATGGACAACTTGGACACCTCCCATATCCGTACAAACTCTACTACATTGGGCAGTGCGTCCGACAAGAACCAACTACAGATGACACCGAAGTAAAGAGGGAATTTCGACAGGCGGGTGTTGAACTCATTGGACCGGCTTCTGCCGATGCCGATGCAGAAATTATTGCTATCCCTATGCGTATCCTCGAAAAACTTAACATTTCACACACGAAACTAAAAATCGGTAACACTGGAATCTTTCGCGAGATTTTCAAACAGGTCGCACTGGATACTAAGGATCACGGTGAAATTATATGGGATCTTGACTATCTTGCACGTTTGCGTGCTGAAGCGCGATTTTGGGATATCGAAACACTCCGCGACGCGCTTAATATGCTGCGAAGATCACAAGGAACTGACTACGAAGGGGCCTACAAGATTGAAGCCGCTATGATTCAGGAATTAACCAACAGTAATATTGCTACGGTCGCTGAAAAGTTGCCAGTCATTGCTGAGGAAACCTATAAAGCGAGGTGGCAACGCTATTTCAATATTTCTGAGGCGGCTGCAGAGGTCTGTATAAGCGTCTCGAAAATCTCTGGTGACAAGGATACGGTTATGACAGCGTGGGAAGCATGTTTCAGTGGGAAGTTGAAAGCTGCACGTCAGGAACTTCTTGTGCTCTGTGAGTGTTTGGAAAACTACGACATTACAGATTTTGAGATTAATTTAGGGATTACGCGCGGGTTTGATTTCTATACCGGCACGGTCTTTCAGATTGAATTGCCTGACACACACCGACCACTCTGTGGGGGTGGGAGATACGACAAACTAATTGCGTCTTTCGGTGGCACACCAACACCGGGAGCCGGGTTTGCATTCCAATTCGATGCGCTTGTGGAAGCGTTTACCGACACGGGAAAGACAACTGTCAACGGAAGAAAAGACTATTTCATCGCAGCAGAAACACCAGAGCAGGCTGCGGAAGCACAACGCCTCGCTGAAACATTACGGAAAAACGGTAAGAACGTAGAGGTCGATTTGATGCAACGTAACTTGCAAGCACAACAGGATTACGCCAACCAAGCAAACTACGATTACCTCATTCGTTTAACCGCTGATGAATCGATCCGCCGAATTCAAATCAAAACGGGGGACACACAGGTAGTCACTATTCCTGACCTTCTATAA
- the hisG gene encoding ATP phosphoribosyltransferase: protein MQTESQRTLNLLLPKGSLQPETLEMFQRAGYELNGYTATDRSYRATFRNDSNFQIKISRPQEIPVYVGMDDFYDVGITGQDWVEETDADVEEILPLEYGHIDIILAVRKERDDLNTFEDLVNLADRDIRISTEYLNIAEKYILEKTENKIAPAILTPWKRLNTTGSYQSPITLMLSFGATEGKPPEEAEAIIDNSTASRRTIKANALKQIELLRESESTLIANPKALRDSWKREKIEELKQALQKGLRRRRSQALPGHI, encoded by the coding sequence ATGCAAACGGAATCACAGAGGACGCTGAACCTGCTTTTGCCAAAGGGAAGTCTGCAGCCGGAAACCCTTGAAATGTTTCAGCGTGCCGGTTATGAACTCAACGGGTATACCGCAACTGACCGATCCTATCGTGCAACCTTCCGCAACGATAGCAATTTTCAAATCAAGATTTCACGTCCACAGGAGATACCCGTCTACGTCGGTATGGATGATTTTTACGACGTAGGAATTACCGGTCAAGATTGGGTTGAAGAAACCGATGCTGATGTTGAAGAAATCTTGCCTTTGGAATATGGACACATTGACATTATCCTCGCTGTTCGTAAAGAACGAGACGATCTCAACACATTCGAGGATTTGGTGAATCTTGCCGATAGGGACATCCGCATTTCCACCGAGTACCTGAACATCGCCGAGAAATATATCCTTGAAAAGACAGAAAATAAGATCGCACCGGCAATTTTAACACCGTGGAAACGGCTGAATACGACCGGTTCTTATCAGTCACCAATCACGCTTATGTTGTCTTTTGGCGCGACCGAGGGGAAACCACCAGAAGAAGCCGAGGCGATCATTGACAATTCAACGGCATCGCGGCGGACAATCAAGGCAAACGCACTCAAGCAGATTGAACTCTTACGCGAATCCGAGTCTACGCTCATCGCGAATCCGAAGGCACTCAGAGATTCGTGGAAACGCGAAAAGATTGAAGAACTTAAGCAGGCATTACAAAAAGGGCTGCGCAGACGAAGGAGTCAAGCACTCCCCGGACACATTTAA
- the hisS gene encoding histidine--tRNA ligase, protein MATSFIKPRVPRGMRDILPEQMIRRQYVIDVIRGVFEEFGFEPLQTPALELSEVLTGKYGPDAEKLIYQAGHIGGKEDISLRYDLSVPLCRVVAMHPQLPKPFKRYQIDPVWRAERPQKGRYRQFFQCDADTVGTESMLADAENVNLIYQVLTRLDFKQFEININDRKLITGIGQFAGVPAEQLGGLYRSIDKLDKIGLSGVRAELAENQIPEPVIEKLLALLQIEGDAETVLNALSEQLGDSEVASEGIAELEELSGYLTILDVPEEFYRINVSMVRGLEYYTGPIYETVVEEPKIGSITGGGRYDELIGSFSRQSYPATGTSFGIERIIDVMEEFSMFRAAVGKTVTQVLVTIFDADLAEESLKLATLLRSSGIRTEVYCRPTRISTQMKYADSKGIPCAVILGSDEVEDGRVAVRDLASREQQVIPREELVEYIQALLRV, encoded by the coding sequence ATGGCTACCTCTTTTATTAAACCGCGCGTTCCGAGAGGGATGCGGGACATTTTACCGGAGCAGATGATCCGCAGGCAATATGTCATAGATGTGATTCGCGGCGTGTTTGAGGAGTTCGGGTTTGAGCCTTTACAAACGCCGGCTCTTGAATTATCTGAAGTACTCACGGGTAAGTACGGACCGGATGCCGAAAAACTCATCTATCAGGCAGGACACATCGGTGGAAAAGAGGACATCTCCCTCCGATATGATCTGTCGGTACCGCTCTGCCGAGTTGTCGCTATGCATCCGCAATTGCCGAAACCCTTTAAGCGGTATCAGATTGATCCCGTCTGGCGCGCAGAACGTCCGCAAAAGGGACGCTACCGCCAATTCTTTCAGTGTGATGCGGATACTGTTGGAACCGAGAGCATGCTCGCTGATGCTGAGAATGTCAACCTCATCTATCAAGTGCTAACTCGACTTGATTTCAAACAGTTCGAGATTAATATCAATGACCGAAAACTCATCACCGGCATTGGACAATTTGCGGGTGTGCCTGCGGAACAACTTGGTGGACTTTATCGCTCCATTGATAAATTGGATAAGATTGGACTCTCAGGAGTCAGAGCGGAATTAGCGGAAAACCAGATCCCGGAACCCGTTATTGAGAAACTGCTCGCGCTGCTTCAAATTGAAGGTGACGCAGAGACAGTCCTGAATGCACTCTCTGAACAACTCGGTGATTCCGAAGTCGCAAGCGAAGGAATTGCGGAATTGGAAGAACTCAGCGGTTACCTCACAATACTCGATGTTCCAGAGGAATTCTATAGAATAAACGTCTCAATGGTGCGTGGGTTGGAATACTACACCGGCCCGATCTATGAGACGGTTGTTGAAGAACCGAAAATTGGGAGTATCACTGGTGGTGGAAGATACGACGAACTCATCGGGAGCTTCAGTCGGCAAAGTTATCCAGCAACAGGCACCAGTTTCGGTATTGAACGTATCATTGACGTGATGGAAGAATTCAGTATGTTTCGTGCTGCTGTGGGAAAGACAGTAACACAGGTCTTAGTGACTATTTTCGACGCGGATCTCGCCGAAGAGTCTCTGAAGTTAGCAACGCTTCTGCGCAGCAGCGGTATCCGAACAGAGGTCTATTGTCGCCCGACACGTATCAGCACACAGATGAAATATGCCGATAGCAAAGGTATACCGTGTGCCGTTATCCTCGGATCCGATGAAGTAGAAGATGGCAGAGTCGCGGTTCGAGACCTCGCGAGTAGAGAACAGCAAGTTATCCCGCGGGAGGAACTTGTTGAATACATTCAAGCATTATTAAGAGTGTGA